Proteins from a genomic interval of Parvivirga hydrogeniphila:
- the prfB gene encoding peptide chain release factor 2 translates to MIIEDRSTEIAELRERLERIAEYLHLDAKREEIARLEEKAAEPGFWDDAKAAQGVMAKAASLRDEVEEHAELMREVEELEVANELAVSEEDEDLAVETESRLKRLVKRVDDLELSSWFTGEFDHGDAIVTIIPGAGGLEAQDWAEMLLRMLTKYAQSRKWKVDLHEAPEGVEIGIDRAVFTVHGKNAYGMLQSEAGVHRLVRISPTDEKKRRQTTFAKVEVLPVLPDEVEVEIKEEDLRIDVYRSSGPGGQSVNTTDSAVRITHLPTGIVVTCQNEKSQLKNKETAMTILRSRLYELEQEKRRQEIEALKGEKKEISFGSQIRSYVLYPYQLVKDLRTGIETSQVDRVLDGEIDDFVVGYHRWRVAEGAPAFVGGGEE, encoded by the coding sequence ATGATCATCGAAGACCGTTCCACAGAGATCGCTGAACTGCGAGAGCGCCTTGAGCGCATCGCGGAGTACCTGCACCTGGACGCGAAGCGCGAGGAGATCGCGCGGCTCGAGGAGAAGGCGGCCGAGCCAGGGTTCTGGGACGACGCGAAAGCGGCGCAAGGCGTGATGGCGAAAGCCGCGTCCCTGCGTGACGAGGTCGAGGAGCACGCGGAGCTCATGCGCGAGGTCGAGGAGCTCGAAGTCGCCAACGAGCTCGCGGTGAGCGAGGAAGACGAAGACCTCGCCGTCGAGACCGAGTCGCGGTTGAAGCGGCTCGTCAAGCGCGTGGACGACCTGGAGCTCTCCTCGTGGTTCACCGGCGAGTTCGACCACGGCGACGCCATCGTGACCATCATCCCGGGCGCCGGCGGCCTGGAGGCGCAAGACTGGGCCGAGATGCTGCTCCGCATGCTCACGAAGTACGCGCAGTCCCGCAAGTGGAAGGTCGACCTGCACGAAGCGCCCGAAGGCGTGGAGATCGGCATCGACCGCGCGGTGTTCACCGTGCACGGCAAGAACGCGTACGGCATGCTCCAGTCCGAAGCGGGCGTGCACCGTCTCGTGCGCATCTCGCCCACGGACGAGAAGAAGCGGCGCCAGACCACCTTCGCGAAGGTGGAGGTGCTGCCGGTGCTCCCCGACGAGGTCGAAGTCGAGATCAAAGAAGAAGACCTGCGCATCGACGTGTACCGTTCGAGCGGGCCGGGCGGTCAGTCGGTCAACACCACCGACTCGGCCGTGCGCATCACGCACCTGCCGACGGGCATCGTCGTGACGTGTCAGAACGAGAAGAGCCAGCTCAAGAACAAAGAGACCGCGATGACGATCCTGCGCTCGCGGCTCTACGAGCTCGAGCAGGAGAAGCGCAGGCAGGAGATCGAGGCGCTCAAAGGCGAGAAGAAAGAGATCTCCTTCGGCAGCCAGATCCGCAGCTACGTGCTGTATCCGTACCAGCTGGTGAAAGACCTCCGGACCGGCATCGAGACGAGCCAGGTCGACCGCGTGCTCGACGGCGAGATCGACGACTTCGTCGTCGGCTACCACCGCTGGAGGGTCGCAGAAGGCGCGCCCGCGTTCGTCGGAGGAGGCGAGGAGTGA
- a CDS encoding transketolase produces MTTAREAVDVRVRDVAELARRMRCDIIEMLAEAGSGHPGGSLSAADIVAVLYGAVMRHSAEDPRDPGRDRFVLSKGHAAPVLYAALAQHGYFGRDHLKTLRKLGSMLQGHPDSTKTPGVEISTGSLGQGLAVSNGMALALRLDGRTEPTVFCLLGDGELQEGEVWEAAMFAPHHGLTNVVAIVDNNGLQIDGACSEVMCLGDIARKFQAFGWEAVECDGHDVAALLDVLGSARARGEAAGQPVAVVCRTVKGKGVSFMEGNADWHGKAPSREEADAALAELGCAKEVAG; encoded by the coding sequence GTGACGACAGCGCGGGAGGCGGTCGATGTGCGCGTGCGCGACGTCGCGGAACTGGCGCGGCGGATGCGGTGCGACATCATCGAGATGCTCGCTGAGGCAGGCTCAGGGCACCCGGGCGGGTCGCTCTCGGCGGCCGACATCGTGGCGGTGCTGTACGGAGCGGTCATGCGGCACAGCGCGGAGGACCCGCGCGACCCCGGCCGCGACCGGTTCGTGCTCTCGAAAGGGCACGCGGCTCCGGTGCTGTACGCGGCGCTCGCGCAGCACGGCTACTTCGGGCGCGACCACCTGAAGACCCTCCGCAAGCTCGGCTCGATGCTGCAGGGCCATCCCGACAGCACCAAGACGCCGGGCGTCGAGATCTCCACGGGCTCCCTCGGGCAAGGGCTTGCCGTCTCCAACGGGATGGCGCTCGCGCTTCGGCTCGACGGCCGAACGGAGCCGACGGTGTTCTGCCTGCTCGGCGACGGCGAGCTGCAGGAAGGCGAGGTGTGGGAGGCGGCGATGTTCGCGCCGCACCACGGGCTCACGAACGTCGTCGCGATCGTCGACAACAACGGCCTGCAGATCGACGGGGCGTGCAGCGAGGTGATGTGCCTCGGCGACATCGCGCGCAAGTTCCAGGCGTTCGGCTGGGAAGCAGTCGAGTGCGACGGGCACGACGTGGCCGCGCTGCTCGACGTGCTCGGCTCCGCTCGCGCGCGCGGCGAGGCCGCTGGCCAGCCGGTCGCGGTGGTGTGCCGCACCGTGAAGGGCAAGGGCGTGTCGTTCATGGAAGGCAACGCCGACTGGCACGGCAAGGCGCCAAGCCGCGAGGAGGCCGACGCGGCCTTGGCAGAGCTCGGGTGCGCGAAGGAGGTGGCCGGGTGA
- a CDS encoding phosphatase, with amino-acid sequence MRLLADLHTHTVASGHAFSTVGEIASAAAARGLELVAITDHGPAVPGGAHLWHFWNSRTIPAEIAGVRILKGCEANPVPDTDNGLDIPDEVLAALDFVAVGLHPECGYDGKDRARNTDALVRAIANPLVHMITHPGNDEDFPVDLDAVVSACVEHDVIIELNNFSFDARSGRHATRARERAFAEAARDAGAWIAIDSDAHIHTLVGEVFAALAVAEEIGFPPERIVNRDAARVLGFLSARRSRGRSTTETR; translated from the coding sequence GTGAGGCTGCTCGCCGACCTCCACACGCACACCGTCGCCTCGGGGCACGCGTTCTCGACCGTCGGCGAGATCGCGAGCGCTGCTGCCGCGCGCGGGCTTGAGCTCGTCGCGATCACCGATCACGGCCCGGCGGTGCCTGGCGGCGCGCACCTGTGGCACTTCTGGAACAGCCGGACGATACCCGCCGAGATCGCAGGCGTCCGCATCTTGAAGGGCTGCGAGGCCAATCCCGTCCCTGACACCGACAACGGCCTCGACATCCCCGACGAGGTCCTCGCGGCGCTCGACTTCGTCGCGGTGGGGTTGCACCCCGAGTGCGGCTACGACGGCAAGGACCGCGCCCGCAACACCGACGCGCTCGTGCGTGCAATCGCCAACCCGCTCGTGCACATGATCACCCATCCGGGCAACGACGAGGACTTCCCGGTGGACCTCGACGCCGTCGTGTCCGCGTGCGTCGAGCACGACGTGATCATCGAGCTCAACAACTTCTCGTTCGACGCGCGAAGCGGCAGGCACGCCACGCGAGCGCGGGAGCGCGCGTTCGCCGAGGCGGCGCGCGACGCAGGCGCGTGGATCGCCATCGACTCCGACGCGCACATCCACACGCTCGTGGGCGAGGTCTTTGCGGCGCTTGCCGTGGCCGAAGAGATCGGCTTCCCGCCGGAGCGCATCGTGAATCGCGACGCGGCACGCGTGCTCGGGTTCTTGAGCGCGCGGCGCTCGCGTGGTCGGTCGACGACCGAGACGAGGTGA
- a CDS encoding YitT family protein, with protein MVKRVLKKMAPSEVLKSRRVRDYVLMTIGIVITAWALDAFLIPNKLAAGGVSGLATVLYYTLKDYGIVVPVGVQMLAMNAVLLVIAVMARGWRYGAKTIYGMVALSVAVDALAPFTPHLAADDRLLAVLYGGAITGIGMGLVFKARGNTGGTDIVAQLLADRTNFGVGQMLLAADAVVTLAAALKFGPDLALYGAVAVVIGGRVIDLVQEGLSVDKAAFIISDNSEEIADAVLNQLGRGATGLKGRGLFSGAEREVVMTVVSRRELDALKALVYAVDPDAFLVIADVHETLGEGFKEIGA; from the coding sequence ATGGTGAAGCGCGTCCTCAAGAAGATGGCGCCGAGCGAGGTGCTCAAGAGCCGACGCGTCCGCGATTACGTGCTCATGACCATCGGCATCGTGATCACCGCGTGGGCGCTCGACGCCTTCCTCATCCCGAACAAGCTTGCCGCAGGCGGCGTCTCCGGTCTTGCGACGGTCTTGTACTACACGCTCAAAGACTACGGGATCGTCGTGCCTGTCGGCGTGCAGATGCTGGCGATGAACGCCGTGCTGCTCGTCATCGCGGTCATGGCCCGCGGGTGGCGCTACGGGGCCAAGACGATTTACGGCATGGTCGCGCTCTCCGTCGCCGTCGACGCGCTCGCGCCGTTCACGCCGCACTTGGCGGCCGACGACCGTCTGCTCGCGGTGCTGTACGGCGGCGCGATCACCGGCATCGGCATGGGGCTCGTCTTCAAGGCGCGCGGCAACACCGGCGGCACGGACATCGTGGCGCAGTTGCTCGCCGACCGCACGAATTTCGGTGTCGGCCAGATGCTGCTGGCCGCCGACGCCGTGGTGACGCTCGCAGCGGCGCTCAAGTTCGGTCCGGACCTCGCGCTGTACGGCGCGGTCGCCGTGGTGATCGGCGGCCGGGTCATCGACCTGGTGCAGGAGGGCCTGTCGGTCGACAAGGCCGCGTTCATCATCTCGGACAACTCGGAGGAGATCGCAGACGCGGTGCTGAACCAGCTCGGGCGCGGCGCGACGGGGCTCAAGGGCCGCGGGCTGTTCTCGGGCGCGGAGCGCGAAGTGGTCATGACGGTCGTCTCGCGGCGGGAGCTCGACGCGCTCAAGGCGCTCGTGTATGCGGTCGACCCGGACGCGTTCTTGGTGATCGCAGACGTCCACGAGACGCTCGGTGAAGGATTCAAGGAGATAGGAGCGTGA
- a CDS encoding transketolase family protein, with amino-acid sequence MSEKRATREAYGPTLVELAREGVDVVVVEADLSKSTTTAKFAAAYPQRFFNAGVAEQNMIGTAAGLAAAGKVAFTGSFAVFATGRAYDQVRNTVCYSKLNVKLAPTHAGITVGPDGGSHQMLEDIALMRVLPGMRVLVPADVNAAAAAIRLAAATPGPFYVRLGRAAVPVLYPEAVEVGVGKATVLREGTDVTIAACGVMVAEALAAAEALAADGISAEVVDVFSVKPLDEVTLVASARKTGAVVTAEEHSVIGGLGSAVAELLAEREPVPVVRVGVRDSFGTSGEPAELMSHYGLTATDVAEAARSVVRRV; translated from the coding sequence GTGAGCGAGAAGCGCGCGACGCGCGAAGCGTACGGGCCCACCCTCGTCGAGCTGGCGCGCGAAGGCGTCGACGTGGTGGTGGTCGAGGCGGACCTCTCGAAGTCGACGACGACGGCGAAGTTCGCGGCCGCCTATCCGCAGCGGTTCTTCAACGCCGGGGTGGCGGAGCAGAACATGATCGGAACGGCCGCCGGCCTCGCCGCTGCGGGAAAGGTGGCGTTCACGGGCTCGTTCGCCGTGTTCGCGACGGGCCGCGCCTACGACCAGGTCCGCAACACGGTGTGCTACTCGAAACTGAATGTGAAGCTCGCGCCGACGCACGCGGGCATCACGGTCGGGCCCGACGGCGGAAGCCACCAGATGCTCGAAGACATCGCGCTCATGCGGGTGCTGCCGGGGATGCGCGTGCTCGTGCCGGCCGACGTGAATGCGGCCGCGGCTGCGATCAGGCTTGCCGCTGCAACGCCGGGGCCGTTCTACGTGCGTCTCGGCCGAGCGGCGGTGCCGGTGCTGTACCCCGAAGCCGTCGAGGTCGGCGTCGGGAAGGCGACCGTGCTGCGCGAAGGCACGGACGTGACGATCGCCGCGTGCGGCGTGATGGTGGCCGAAGCGCTCGCTGCGGCAGAGGCGCTGGCGGCCGACGGCATCAGCGCGGAAGTCGTCGACGTCTTCTCCGTCAAGCCGCTCGACGAGGTCACGCTCGTCGCCTCAGCGCGCAAGACGGGCGCGGTCGTGACCGCCGAGGAGCACTCCGTGATCGGCGGGCTTGGCTCGGCCGTCGCCGAGCTTCTCGCCGAGCGCGAGCCGGTGCCCGTCGTGCGCGTCGGCGTGCGCGACTCGTTCGGCACCTCGGGCGAACCGGCGGAGCTGATGTCGCACTACGGGCTCACCGCGACAGACGTGGCCGAGGCGGCCCGCTCGGTCGTGCGCCGCGTGTGA